In Tuberibacillus sp. Marseille-P3662, the following proteins share a genomic window:
- a CDS encoding GNAT family N-acetyltransferase — MSNAFTLFDPAIQRNITFRQVSMDKDLHRLHRWMNETHVIPFWQLNMPLWQYKQHLETALSDHHQTLYIGELDGVPMSYWESYWAAQDIIRGFYPAGNDDQGTHLLIGNPHYIGKGYSLPLLRAMTAFQFKWKQTHKVVSEPDIHNKKMIHIFQKCGFEPIQEIELPDKKALLMVCDRHSFYRRWQHVLGTTNL, encoded by the coding sequence ATGTCTAATGCATTCACTCTGTTCGACCCTGCGATTCAAAGGAATATCACATTTAGACAAGTATCAATGGACAAAGATCTCCATCGCTTACACCGATGGATGAACGAAACCCATGTGATCCCGTTTTGGCAATTAAACATGCCACTCTGGCAATATAAGCAACACTTAGAGACCGCTTTGTCCGACCATCATCAAACTTTGTATATCGGTGAACTTGATGGCGTTCCTATGTCTTATTGGGAATCCTACTGGGCAGCACAAGATATTATCCGCGGCTTCTATCCAGCTGGCAATGACGATCAAGGAACTCATCTTTTAATAGGAAATCCCCATTATATTGGTAAAGGTTATTCCTTACCTCTATTAAGAGCGATGACAGCCTTCCAATTTAAATGGAAACAGACCCATAAGGTCGTCAGTGAACCTGACATTCATAATAAGAAAATGATCCATATCTTTCAAAAATGCGGTTTCGAACCTATCCAGGAAATCGAATTACCTGACAAAAAAGCTTTACTCATGGTTTGTGATCGTCATTCATTCTATCGGAGGTGGCAACATGTCCTCGGAACAACAAATCTATGA
- a CDS encoding IucA/IucC family protein gives MDLKTDIHHHLTRETWMHVNQQLIAKMMAEYMYEAIIHPNEISQNTDGTTTYLLTIDSSKSYRFSAYQRLFDSFDVVETSVEVKDSNRDWESAKSTVQFLTDIQPLIGMSPETTGHLIREINHTLMADAFIANKATQPSETLVDADYSDLEGEMTGHPWITYNKGRIGFGYDDYRQYAPEAQKTTQLYWIAVSKSCASYQSVNNLQFEELLEHELAPATIESFNQIIHERGWSPHNYFYLPVHEWQWQNMIIQNYPEDIAMDAIIALGTGDDAYLPQQSIRTFVNQSHQHKHHVKLPMSILNTLVYRGLPSERTVIAPQITDYIKGIYEQDSFLNNECKVVLPGEIASIDYQHPYFSQVDGVPYQYLEMLGCIWRESIYRYLEAGEQPITLAALLHKDQDGTPYICTLIEKSGLSADEWIKQMFKVIMPPLLHFLYQYGTVFSPHGQNTILVLKDYQPARLAVKDFVDDVNVSDQPLPELEVLSDDLKSVLRQETPEGLTQFIITGLFICHFRYLVNLLERHQQLREEQFWGELRDVIENYQARFPHLKQRFETFDLFQPQINKLCLNRNRMIDDGYSDGDDRPHASEHGTLTNALSQVQKVE, from the coding sequence ATGGACTTGAAAACAGACATACACCATCATCTGACTAGAGAGACTTGGATGCATGTTAACCAGCAGCTTATTGCAAAAATGATGGCTGAATATATGTATGAAGCGATCATTCATCCTAATGAGATCAGTCAAAATACAGATGGGACGACAACCTATTTATTAACAATCGATTCTAGTAAAAGCTACCGATTTTCGGCTTATCAACGATTATTTGATAGCTTTGATGTTGTCGAAACTAGTGTTGAAGTCAAAGATTCAAACCGGGACTGGGAATCCGCTAAAAGCACTGTGCAATTTTTGACCGACATCCAGCCCCTCATCGGTATGTCTCCGGAAACAACCGGACACCTAATCCGGGAGATCAATCATACCCTTATGGCTGACGCCTTCATTGCCAATAAAGCGACACAGCCTTCCGAGACATTAGTCGATGCGGACTATAGTGATTTGGAAGGCGAAATGACCGGTCATCCGTGGATTACTTATAATAAAGGCCGCATCGGATTTGGTTATGATGATTATCGGCAATATGCTCCAGAAGCTCAGAAAACAACGCAGCTCTATTGGATCGCCGTCTCCAAATCCTGTGCCTCCTACCAGTCCGTGAACAATCTTCAATTTGAGGAACTTTTGGAACATGAACTGGCGCCGGCAACGATTGAGTCGTTCAACCAAATCATCCATGAACGGGGCTGGTCACCTCATAATTATTTCTATCTTCCCGTTCATGAATGGCAATGGCAAAATATGATTATTCAAAACTATCCAGAAGACATAGCCATGGATGCAATCATCGCCCTTGGGACAGGCGACGATGCCTATCTGCCGCAGCAATCCATTCGAACGTTTGTGAATCAATCACATCAACACAAACACCATGTTAAACTGCCTATGAGTATCTTAAATACCTTAGTCTATCGAGGGCTGCCAAGTGAAAGAACGGTGATCGCACCACAGATTACCGACTATATTAAAGGGATTTATGAACAAGATTCATTTCTGAACAATGAATGCAAGGTGGTATTGCCTGGTGAAATCGCCAGTATTGATTATCAACACCCTTATTTTAGCCAGGTAGATGGCGTTCCCTATCAATACCTTGAAATGCTCGGATGTATTTGGAGGGAGAGTATCTATCGTTACTTAGAAGCGGGGGAACAGCCGATTACCCTTGCTGCTTTATTGCACAAAGACCAAGACGGAACGCCATATATCTGTACGCTGATCGAGAAATCAGGCTTATCAGCTGATGAGTGGATCAAGCAAATGTTTAAGGTGATTATGCCGCCACTATTACATTTCCTTTATCAGTATGGGACCGTTTTTTCACCACATGGCCAAAATACGATACTTGTTTTAAAAGATTATCAGCCTGCCAGGCTCGCTGTGAAGGACTTTGTGGACGACGTGAATGTCAGTGACCAACCCCTTCCGGAGCTAGAGGTTTTATCTGACGACCTTAAATCAGTTCTTAGACAAGAGACGCCTGAAGGGTTAACTCAGTTCATTATAACAGGGTTATTCATCTGTCACTTCAGGTATCTCGTGAATCTATTAGAGCGCCATCAGCAATTACGTGAGGAACAGTTTTGGGGAGAACTCAGAGACGTGATCGAAAACTATCAAGCGCGTTTCCCTCATCTAAAGCAAAGGTTTGAAACGTTTGATCTATTTCAACCTCAAATCAACAAACTTTGTCTCAACAGAAATCGTATGATTGATGACGGATACAGTGATGGTGACGACCGCCCCCATGCTTCAGAACACGGAACATTAACAAATGCCCTATCTCAAGTTCAAAAAGTTGAATAA
- a CDS encoding CamS family sex pheromone protein — MIKKMLSVLTVGTMLILTGCMPWSDPDEPEVVKDTPKDKNENVTVISQTNTKDYRTIHADQPADARGYIGYAVSNRVDIDEIEMGLRRLSKSVYDPGKYFFQAGQYINQTQLENMIKRELTEKQKKKAKKNDKKVGPPGFNPPLGKGKNVRERNEANPEILSNVLEQDYLVKVKDGKYKLGGISLSLSFNDIYRDHVEDAEGKYYWAKKDLDNEKVKQKAKAYAEKALDRIRGIKGLKQVPVFIGLYLEAPPESIVPGQYFAKSYVKKGSNNIDNWKSVNENHVLFPSKEAKDDYQTASQNFGKFQDDVQNYFPNSVGVHGFGFYRNKELDNLTFEINIRFFDKTEIVSFANYVGMLLNKKFPFPAAVPVQVYINSVNRPEAIITKQSKDESANVHVYQH, encoded by the coding sequence TTGATAAAAAAAATGTTAAGTGTGCTCACGGTCGGTACCATGTTAATTTTGACAGGCTGTATGCCATGGTCTGACCCTGACGAACCCGAGGTCGTTAAAGACACACCAAAAGATAAAAACGAAAATGTTACGGTGATCTCGCAGACCAATACGAAAGACTACCGGACGATTCATGCGGATCAACCGGCGGATGCCCGCGGGTATATTGGATATGCTGTATCTAATCGAGTCGATATTGATGAAATTGAAATGGGCTTAAGGCGGTTGTCCAAATCTGTCTATGATCCTGGGAAGTATTTTTTTCAAGCGGGTCAGTACATTAACCAAACACAGCTTGAAAACATGATTAAACGTGAACTGACAGAGAAGCAGAAGAAAAAAGCTAAAAAGAATGATAAAAAAGTTGGGCCCCCTGGTTTTAATCCGCCACTTGGAAAAGGGAAAAATGTCAGAGAACGAAACGAAGCTAATCCTGAGATTCTTAGTAATGTGTTAGAGCAAGATTACCTTGTAAAAGTGAAAGACGGTAAATATAAGCTCGGCGGTATCTCCTTGTCGCTATCTTTCAATGATATTTATCGTGATCATGTTGAAGATGCTGAAGGCAAGTACTACTGGGCAAAGAAAGATTTAGACAATGAGAAAGTGAAACAAAAAGCTAAAGCTTATGCGGAAAAAGCTTTGGATCGCATTCGCGGAATTAAAGGTTTAAAACAAGTACCGGTCTTTATTGGTCTTTATCTTGAGGCCCCTCCTGAGTCCATTGTACCCGGTCAATATTTTGCTAAGTCTTATGTGAAAAAAGGCAGTAATAATATCGATAACTGGAAATCTGTTAACGAGAATCATGTGCTCTTTCCATCTAAAGAAGCGAAAGACGACTATCAGACAGCCAGCCAAAACTTTGGAAAATTTCAAGATGATGTCCAAAATTATTTTCCTAACTCTGTCGGTGTTCATGGATTCGGATTTTATAGAAATAAAGAATTGGACAACTTGACATTTGAGATTAACATTCGCTTTTTTGATAAAACAGAGATTGTGTCGTTTGCCAACTATGTTGGGATGCTACTGAATAAGAAATTTCCGTTTCCTGCGGCGGTACCCGTCCAAGTCTATATTAATTCGGTTAATCGTCCGGAAGCGATTATTACGAAGCAATCGAAGGACGAAAGCGCAAACGTTCACGTATATCAACATTAA
- the ligA gene encoding NAD-dependent DNA ligase LigA gives MAEQHVTDRAKTLQELLKQYGYEYHTLDEPSVPDAEYDQLMQELLQLEEQYPELKTPDSPTQRVGGEPLDAFRKVNHRIPMLSLGNAFNEQDLRDFDRRVRQGVGDDVTYVCELKIDGLAVSLSYEDGLFTLGATRGDGTVGEDITHNLKTIRSIPLRLNESVNLEVRGEAFMPHHSFERLNDAKEAAEEAPFANPRNAAAGSLRQLDPKIAAKRHLDIFLYAIGDKGDHPIQYHSEGLEWLESLGLKTNPEWRRCDTIDDVLEYIETYTSQRTELPYEIDGIVIKVDALAHQETLGFTAKSPRWSIAYKFPAEEVVTTLTDIELSVGRTGVITPTAVLNPVRVAGTTVQRASLHNEDLIREKDIRIGDEVVIKKAGDIIPEVVNVLEERRTGNEQPFSMPEECPECNSELVRIEGEVALRCINPKCPAHIREGLIHFVSRNAMDIDGLGEKVVTQLFQNDLIEDVADLYGLKYEDLIQLERMGDKSVQNLLQAIETSKDNSLEKLLFGLGIKYVGTKAAGTLAKTFESIDNLMNASEADFLEVDEIGDKMADAIYTYFQNDDVHQLIDELKEYGVNMAYNGPVINQEDVNNSAFAGKTVVLTGKLEQWSRPEAKAKILELGGKVTSSVSKNTDILVAGADAGSKLDKAQELGIDIWDEERMIASLEQ, from the coding sequence TTGGCTGAACAACATGTAACAGATCGTGCCAAAACGTTGCAGGAACTGCTGAAACAGTATGGTTATGAATATCATACGCTTGATGAGCCAAGCGTGCCGGATGCTGAGTATGATCAACTGATGCAGGAATTATTGCAACTTGAAGAGCAATATCCCGAATTGAAAACACCGGACTCACCAACCCAAAGAGTTGGTGGGGAACCTTTGGATGCTTTTAGAAAGGTCAACCATCGTATTCCAATGCTGAGTCTAGGTAATGCGTTTAACGAACAAGACTTGCGTGACTTTGACCGGCGTGTTAGGCAAGGCGTCGGTGATGATGTGACCTACGTCTGTGAATTAAAGATTGACGGCTTGGCGGTTTCGTTATCTTATGAAGATGGTTTGTTCACATTAGGTGCAACAAGAGGGGATGGAACGGTCGGGGAAGACATCACACATAATCTGAAAACGATTCGTTCCATTCCGCTCCGTTTGAATGAATCCGTTAATCTTGAGGTACGGGGTGAAGCCTTCATGCCGCATCATTCCTTTGAACGATTGAATGATGCGAAGGAAGCGGCAGAGGAGGCACCGTTTGCCAATCCGCGCAATGCCGCTGCGGGCTCTTTACGTCAACTTGATCCAAAGATTGCTGCCAAGCGTCATCTAGATATCTTCTTGTATGCCATAGGTGATAAAGGGGATCATCCAATTCAGTATCACAGTGAAGGACTCGAGTGGTTAGAGTCGCTTGGGCTGAAAACCAATCCTGAATGGCGGCGCTGTGACACGATTGATGACGTCCTTGAGTATATTGAGACTTATACAAGCCAGCGAACAGAATTGCCTTATGAGATTGATGGGATTGTCATAAAAGTCGATGCTTTGGCTCACCAGGAAACATTAGGTTTTACTGCGAAAAGTCCGCGTTGGTCGATCGCTTACAAATTTCCAGCCGAAGAAGTTGTGACGACGTTGACAGACATTGAATTAAGTGTTGGCCGGACCGGTGTCATCACACCAACAGCTGTGCTCAATCCTGTTCGGGTCGCGGGCACGACCGTCCAAAGAGCCTCACTGCACAACGAAGATTTAATCAGGGAAAAAGATATCCGTATCGGTGATGAAGTTGTCATCAAAAAAGCGGGGGATATCATTCCTGAAGTCGTCAACGTATTAGAAGAACGTCGGACAGGCAATGAACAACCTTTCTCGATGCCAGAGGAATGTCCGGAATGTAACAGTGAGCTTGTACGTATTGAAGGTGAAGTTGCGCTAAGATGCATTAACCCGAAGTGCCCCGCTCATATCCGTGAGGGCTTGATTCATTTTGTATCGCGGAATGCCATGGATATTGATGGATTAGGTGAAAAAGTGGTGACACAATTATTTCAAAATGATTTAATTGAAGACGTTGCTGATCTTTATGGGCTTAAATATGAAGATCTGATTCAATTAGAACGCATGGGTGACAAATCCGTGCAAAATTTATTACAAGCTATTGAGACTTCTAAAGATAATTCACTGGAAAAACTGCTTTTTGGCTTAGGCATCAAGTATGTCGGCACAAAAGCTGCCGGAACGTTAGCGAAAACGTTTGAATCCATAGACAACTTAATGAATGCATCGGAAGCCGATTTCCTTGAGGTTGATGAGATCGGGGATAAAATGGCTGATGCTATCTATACGTATTTTCAGAACGATGACGTCCACCAGCTTATCGATGAATTGAAAGAATATGGCGTTAACATGGCCTATAATGGCCCTGTTATTAATCAGGAAGACGTGAATAATTCTGCTTTTGCTGGGAAAACAGTTGTTCTAACAGGAAAATTAGAACAATGGTCACGGCCGGAAGCGAAAGCTAAGATCCTGGAGCTCGGTGGTAAAGTGACTAGCAGTGTCAGTAAAAATACAGATATTCTAGTTGCCGGAGCTGACGCTGGTTCCAAACTTGATAAAGCCCAAGAACTAGGCATTGACATATGGGATGAAGAACGTATGATTGCATCGCTCGAGCAATAG
- a CDS encoding lysine N(6)-hydroxylase/L-ornithine N(5)-oxygenase family protein, whose protein sequence is MSSEQQIYDVIGIGVGPFNLGLASLLSTIDDVDALFLEQKSTFDWHSGMLIEGTTLQVPFMADLVTMVDPTHPFSFLNYLKEHNRLYPFYFYEKFHIPRREYNHYCQWVSRQLNNCRFGWQVLSIGKKENIYNIQALNKESGQTFSFLAKNVVLGVGTQPAIPSPFQDHLGDDLFHTSSYLTQKHRCSYAQSITVVGSGQSAAEVFYDLLQDQASHQYSLTWLTRSKGFFPMEYSKLGLEHFTPDYIDYFYQLPQETKDRIVPNQDWLYKGISAETIADIYELLYERSAAGHSPKIELRPMTEVKNIEKTTNRYTLNCHQWQQDTSYELTSDMVIFGTGYQARLPDFLDNVTHEIMWDQQGRLKVSRDYRITAEDAANSGNIYVQNAELHTHGVGAPDLGLGAYRNAVIINHLTRRDTFHLEANHAFQMFTPTR, encoded by the coding sequence ATGTCCTCGGAACAACAAATCTATGATGTCATAGGGATTGGGGTTGGACCCTTTAATTTAGGATTAGCGAGTCTGTTATCAACCATTGATGACGTTGATGCTCTATTTTTAGAACAGAAGTCAACATTTGATTGGCATTCCGGCATGCTGATTGAGGGGACGACACTTCAAGTTCCATTTATGGCCGATCTCGTAACCATGGTTGATCCAACCCATCCATTCAGTTTCTTAAATTACTTAAAGGAACACAACCGTCTGTATCCATTCTATTTCTATGAAAAATTCCATATTCCGCGCCGGGAATATAACCACTACTGTCAATGGGTTTCGCGGCAGTTAAATAACTGCCGGTTTGGCTGGCAAGTGTTATCAATAGGTAAGAAGGAGAACATTTATAACATCCAGGCTTTGAATAAGGAAAGTGGACAGACGTTTTCCTTCCTAGCCAAAAACGTGGTACTCGGGGTTGGTACACAGCCCGCTATACCTTCCCCGTTTCAAGATCATTTGGGCGATGACCTTTTCCATACGTCATCCTATTTAACACAGAAACATCGTTGCTCTTATGCCCAATCGATTACTGTCGTCGGGTCTGGCCAAAGTGCTGCAGAGGTTTTTTATGATTTACTTCAAGATCAAGCCAGCCATCAGTACTCGTTGACATGGTTGACGCGTTCCAAAGGATTTTTCCCTATGGAATACTCAAAACTTGGGCTCGAACACTTTACACCCGATTATATCGATTACTTTTATCAATTACCTCAGGAGACAAAGGATCGTATTGTCCCCAACCAAGATTGGTTGTACAAAGGCATCAGTGCGGAAACTATTGCCGATATATATGAATTACTTTACGAACGTTCAGCTGCCGGGCATTCTCCAAAGATTGAGCTAAGGCCTATGACAGAAGTAAAAAATATTGAGAAAACCACCAACCGTTATACCTTGAATTGCCATCAATGGCAGCAAGATACGTCCTATGAATTAACCAGTGATATGGTGATCTTCGGGACAGGCTATCAAGCACGTCTACCTGATTTTTTAGACAATGTCACCCATGAGATTATGTGGGATCAACAGGGTCGCTTGAAAGTCAGCCGGGATTATCGGATTACAGCTGAAGATGCAGCCAACAGCGGTAATATCTATGTACAAAATGCCGAACTCCATACTCATGGTGTTGGTGCACCTGATTTAGGACTGGGGGCTTACCGGAACGCTGTGATCATTAATCACCTAACAAGACGAGACACATTTCATTTGGAAGCAAACCATGCGTTTCAAATGTTTACGCCAACAAGATGA
- a CDS encoding IucA/IucC family protein, translating into MTSAKTMAEQATMQSFLNCYLREHGSIQTVSIDYLSIDQPIEQIWQCPLKSQGICLTIPVRYVSLTGAHLFAFPIYMETRKGDRTPLDYVTLVTLLTKELLNYFNRDDSEDELILRVIHSCRNIQYFIDQRLLEKNALTAHDFSFIEAEQSLIFGHLLHPTPKSRQGMDEDHLAPELKGHFQLDYFKADASIVAEDSALGTYASQLIKEQLLNDKSIQPSFKEKYGTDNPCVLIPAHPFQATFLLKQPHVKKLMDKGLLEYLGPNGQAYTATSSIRTVYNKQASAMYKFSLNVQITNSLRVNKRWELDRGVEVSRLMSGYIGADLKRHYPKFSIIQDPAYITIETEDQEETGFEVILRDNPFKNNDDKNVTLIAGLTQPHMTRDTNRLGEIIRHLANEEGRPTSQVSRDWFQQYLDCSLKPMLWLFGKYGIALEAHQQNSLIKLEQGYPAHFYYRDNQGYYFCESSFSTLQTHLSNLNEKSDTVCPDHVAEERFRYYCYVNQLLGMINAFGRSGVCEESVLLQALANTLKGLEGYEAQRQSLIASLLNNRTLPSKGNLLTRLNNMDELVGALETQSVYTDITNPLYEVRTANV; encoded by the coding sequence ATGACATCCGCTAAAACAATGGCTGAACAGGCAACCATGCAAAGTTTTTTAAATTGCTATTTAAGAGAGCATGGTTCGATTCAAACCGTTTCTATTGATTATCTTTCTATTGATCAGCCCATCGAGCAAATCTGGCAATGTCCATTAAAGTCCCAAGGTATCTGTCTCACGATCCCTGTTCGATATGTGTCTCTAACGGGCGCACACCTTTTTGCTTTCCCCATTTACATGGAGACCCGTAAAGGAGATCGGACACCTTTAGATTACGTCACGCTTGTCACGCTTTTAACTAAAGAATTATTAAACTACTTTAATCGTGATGATAGCGAAGATGAACTGATTTTAAGAGTGATTCACAGTTGCCGCAACATTCAGTACTTTATCGATCAGAGGCTATTAGAAAAAAATGCACTAACCGCTCATGACTTTTCTTTTATCGAAGCAGAACAATCCTTAATATTTGGACACCTACTGCATCCAACACCTAAAAGCCGGCAAGGGATGGATGAAGACCATTTAGCGCCAGAACTCAAAGGGCACTTTCAATTGGATTATTTTAAAGCCGACGCATCTATCGTTGCAGAGGATTCAGCGTTAGGAACTTATGCGAGTCAGTTGATTAAGGAGCAACTGCTCAATGATAAAAGCATCCAGCCATCTTTTAAAGAAAAGTATGGCACTGACAATCCATGCGTTCTCATCCCTGCACATCCTTTTCAAGCAACCTTTTTACTGAAGCAACCTCATGTCAAAAAATTAATGGATAAAGGTTTGCTTGAATATCTAGGTCCCAATGGTCAGGCGTATACCGCAACATCATCCATTAGAACGGTTTATAACAAACAAGCGTCTGCCATGTATAAGTTTTCGCTTAATGTCCAGATCACGAATTCATTACGGGTCAATAAACGGTGGGAACTCGATCGCGGCGTTGAAGTGAGCCGGCTCATGTCAGGTTATATTGGCGCCGATTTGAAACGGCATTATCCAAAATTCTCGATCATCCAGGACCCTGCCTACATCACCATTGAAACGGAAGACCAAGAAGAGACAGGGTTTGAAGTGATATTACGGGATAATCCTTTTAAAAATAATGACGACAAGAATGTCACACTTATTGCAGGGTTAACCCAGCCTCATATGACGCGGGATACTAATCGATTGGGGGAAATCATTCGGCATTTAGCTAATGAAGAGGGACGACCGACTTCCCAAGTGAGTCGAGATTGGTTTCAGCAGTATTTAGATTGCTCCCTTAAACCCATGCTTTGGTTATTTGGGAAATACGGTATCGCTTTGGAAGCCCATCAACAAAACTCATTGATCAAGCTGGAACAAGGCTATCCCGCCCATTTCTATTATCGAGATAACCAAGGCTATTACTTTTGTGAATCATCATTTTCAACTTTACAAACTCATCTGTCCAATTTGAACGAAAAAAGCGATACCGTGTGCCCAGATCATGTTGCCGAAGAACGGTTCCGTTACTACTGTTATGTCAATCAATTATTAGGCATGATCAATGCCTTTGGGAGATCGGGCGTTTGCGAAGAATCCGTCCTATTGCAAGCATTGGCCAATACTCTAAAAGGATTAGAAGGCTATGAAGCACAGAGACAGTCTCTCATTGCCAGTCTATTAAACAACCGAACCCTCCCTAGTAAAGGTAATCTGTTAACACGCTTGAATAATATGGATGAGTTGGTCGGTGCGTTAGAAACCCAGTCGGTTTATACGGATATCACCAACCCATTATATGAGGTGAGAACCGCCAATGTCTAA
- the pruA gene encoding L-glutamate gamma-semialdehyde dehydrogenase codes for MEAYKHEPTLDYSKEDNKQAMEAALKQVEADFGKDYDLKIGGQSVTTDQKITSVNPARKDQVVGYVSKANQEHAEQAMQAALRAYESWRKWEPRHRAEILLKAAAIVKRRKHEFSATMVLEAGKPWKEADGDTSEAIDFMEYYARQMIRLSEPQEMLSETGFEHNELYYKPMGVGIVIPPWNFPFAIMCGTTVSSIVTGNTVLLKPASNTPVVAAKLYEVLKEAGLPDGVVNFVPGSGSEVGDYLVDHPKTRFISFTGSRDVGTRIFERAAKVQEGQQWLKRVVAEMGGKDTVVVDSEADLDIAAESIVYAAYGYAGQKCSACSRAVVHEDVYDEVLRKSIDLAKALSVGEPKDANYMGPVIDKGAFDKIAGYIEIGKEEGELVHGGKVDDSKGYFVEPTIFSGLKPNDRLMQEEIFGPVIAFCKVKDFEEAIEVANNTDYALTGSLISNNRQHIARAHRDFDVGNLYINRGCTGSVVGYHPFGGFKMSGTDAKAGSPDYLKNFLEAKTYTESY; via the coding sequence ATGGAAGCCTACAAACATGAACCAACATTGGACTATTCCAAAGAAGACAATAAGCAGGCTATGGAAGCAGCACTTAAGCAAGTGGAAGCCGACTTTGGCAAAGATTATGATTTGAAAATTGGCGGCCAGTCGGTTACAACGGATCAGAAGATCACCTCTGTTAATCCGGCGAGAAAAGATCAAGTTGTCGGTTATGTCTCTAAAGCGAATCAAGAGCACGCTGAACAAGCGATGCAAGCAGCACTTAGAGCCTATGAATCTTGGAGAAAGTGGGAACCGCGCCACCGCGCTGAAATTCTATTAAAAGCAGCTGCGATTGTAAAACGCCGGAAGCATGAATTTTCAGCGACCATGGTGCTTGAGGCAGGTAAACCATGGAAAGAAGCTGATGGCGATACTTCTGAAGCCATCGATTTTATGGAATATTATGCCCGGCAAATGATTCGTTTAAGCGAACCACAGGAGATGCTTTCCGAGACAGGCTTTGAGCATAATGAATTGTATTATAAACCTATGGGAGTCGGTATCGTCATCCCGCCTTGGAACTTCCCATTTGCGATTATGTGTGGAACGACTGTCTCTTCTATTGTTACCGGTAATACGGTTCTATTAAAACCCGCCAGTAACACACCTGTCGTTGCCGCAAAACTTTATGAAGTTTTGAAGGAAGCGGGTCTTCCTGATGGCGTCGTTAATTTTGTTCCAGGTAGCGGCAGTGAAGTCGGTGATTATCTTGTGGATCATCCGAAAACGCGCTTTATTAGCTTTACTGGTTCACGGGATGTTGGTACCCGCATTTTTGAACGGGCAGCGAAGGTTCAAGAAGGCCAGCAATGGCTGAAACGCGTTGTTGCCGAAATGGGTGGCAAAGATACAGTTGTGGTTGATAGTGAAGCGGATTTGGATATCGCTGCAGAGTCAATTGTTTACGCCGCTTATGGTTATGCCGGACAAAAATGTTCAGCATGCTCGCGGGCGGTAGTCCATGAAGATGTTTACGATGAAGTTTTACGGAAATCAATTGACCTTGCGAAGGCATTATCCGTTGGCGAGCCGAAAGATGCTAATTATATGGGTCCTGTTATTGATAAAGGGGCATTTGATAAAATCGCGGGCTATATTGAAATCGGTAAAGAAGAAGGCGAGCTTGTTCATGGCGGCAAAGTGGATGACAGCAAAGGCTATTTCGTGGAACCAACGATTTTTTCCGGTCTAAAGCCAAATGACCGTCTCATGCAAGAAGAGATCTTTGGTCCTGTCATTGCCTTTTGTAAAGTGAAAGATTTTGAAGAGGCCATTGAGGTTGCGAATAATACGGATTATGCGCTAACCGGATCCCTTATTTCGAATAACCGTCAGCATATTGCTCGTGCTCATCGTGATTTTGATGTCGGTAACCTCTATATCAACCGTGGTTGTACAGGATCAGTTGTCGGTTATCATCCGTTCGGCGGCTTTAAAATGTCAGGGACGGATGCCAAAGCCGGGAGCCCGGATTATTTGAAAAACTTCCTAGAAGCGAAGACATATACAGAAAGTTATTAA